A DNA window from Gasterosteus aculeatus chromosome 16, fGasAcu3.hap1.1, whole genome shotgun sequence contains the following coding sequences:
- the sec22a gene encoding vesicle-trafficking protein SEC22a, with translation MSAVLFSSVVRVADGLPLSASTDYEQDKELQETKRHLKGLSKKLGQFPDRCTLKAGLYNVNFTSALGVGYLMVCTANYPNVLAFCFLDELQKEFIVTYDSKRIRSAVRPYSFIEFDTFIQKTKQRYNSPRSLSTKSSLADMQTEIRLRPPYQLSAEDLQAVSGSSTRPPSKYKDLAPSQMLEPVTLPGIVSCVLSLLCGGLNLLRGVHAIESILQNDDEDFNYVIAFFLGTAACLYQCFLFFYFSLWRSIKSFLALALICLSNAYLYEQRNVWQILFHVAVGAFMTLQIKLRQPLGKAPDYNV, from the exons ATGTCCGCGGTGCTGTTCTCCTCCGTGGTGCGGGTGGCCGACGGccttcctctttctgcctccACCGActacgagcaggacaaagagctgCAGGAGACCAAGAGGCACCTCAAGGGTCTCTCCAAGAAGCTGGGCCAGTTCCCCGACCGCTGCACGCTGAAGGCCGGCCTGTACAACGTCAA tttcaCGAGTGCCCTGGGAGTCGGGTACCTGATGGTCTGCACTGCCAACTACCCCAACGTGCTGGCCTTCTGCTTCCTGGACGAGCTGCAGAAGGAATTCATCGTCACCTACGACTCCAAGCGGATCCGCAGCGCCGTGCGGCCCTACTCCTTCATCGAGTTCG ACACCTTCATCCAGAAGACCAAGCAGCGCTACAACAGCCCCCGCTCCCTCTCCACCAAGAGCAGCCTGGCCGACATGCAGACGGAGATCCGGCTGCGGCCCCCCTAccagctctctgctgaggaCCTGCAGGCCGTCAGCGGCTCGtccacccgccccccctccaagTACAAAGACCtcg ctcccTCCCAGATGCTGGAGCCGGTGACTCTTCCCGGCATCGTGTCCTGCGTGCTGAGCCTCCTGTGTGGAGGCCTCAACCTGCTGAGGGGGGTCCACGCCATCGAGAGCATCCTGCAG AACGACGACGAGGACTTTAATTATGTGATTGCCTTCTTCCTGGGCACGGCGGCCTGTCTCTATCAG tgcttTTTGTTCTTCTACTTCTCCCTCTGGAGGAGCATCAAGTCCTTCCTGGCGCTGGCGCTCATCTGCCTGTCCAACGCGTATCTGTACGAGCAGAGGAACGTGTGGCAGATCCTCTTCCACGTGGCGGTCGGGGCCTTCATGACGCTGCAGATCAAACTGAGGCAGCCGCTGGGCAAGGCACCGGACTACAACGTGTGA